One Candidatus Peregrinibacteria bacterium DNA segment encodes these proteins:
- a CDS encoding folylpolyglutamate synthase/dihydrofolate synthase family protein, with product MIFIKVIYEKFEKLRLVMGVLGNPEKNIRFVHVTGSKGKGSVCAMTASILKEAGWKVGLFTSPHIQKWNERVRVNGVDISDEDLKIFENRVDTICSEIQIELTEMERFFMIALGYFGEQKVEIAVVEVGIGGRKDATNVIDGIVSIITNIELEHTEILGETLEKIALDKAGIIKEGSVCITAETDSRLIEVFAKEAGEKKAKLIVLEPSDTDLISQTIKGQVFNFMNYNNVEIPLLGRHQTSNATIAIMCCEALNTKGVKIDENNIRNGLKNVSWPLRLEVINLKDKNMPTIIIDGAHTPKSIQRVVQSLNKLCNQKKKIVIAGFSEDKKYAKILEILLKDLISPKDELILTQAKYKGLDVDTIAECLNGAHAHITYSVATAHAKAQKLAQKTDVIICLGSLYLGAEYYKILTKSSYINL from the coding sequence CTTGGAAATCCTGAAAAAAACATAAGATTTGTTCATGTGACAGGTTCAAAGGGCAAGGGTTCTGTATGCGCTATGACGGCATCAATACTCAAAGAGGCAGGGTGGAAAGTTGGGCTTTTTACCTCTCCGCATATTCAAAAATGGAATGAGCGGGTGAGGGTAAATGGTGTCGATATAAGTGATGAAGACTTGAAAATATTTGAGAATCGGGTTGATACAATATGTAGCGAAATTCAAATTGAGCTCACTGAAATGGAGAGGTTTTTTATGATTGCACTTGGATATTTCGGCGAACAAAAAGTTGAGATTGCCGTAGTTGAGGTCGGGATAGGGGGGAGAAAGGATGCGACAAATGTGATTGATGGGATAGTCTCAATTATTACAAATATCGAGCTTGAGCACACTGAAATACTTGGGGAGACATTGGAGAAAATTGCGCTGGATAAAGCCGGGATAATTAAGGAAGGTTCAGTGTGTATAACTGCCGAAACGGATAGTCGATTAATCGAAGTTTTTGCGAAAGAGGCCGGTGAAAAAAAAGCGAAATTGATAGTGCTCGAGCCATCTGACACGGATTTGATTAGTCAAACTATCAAGGGTCAGGTTTTTAATTTTATGAATTATAATAACGTAGAAATCCCTCTACTTGGACGACACCAAACTTCAAATGCGACGATCGCAATAATGTGCTGCGAGGCACTGAATACAAAGGGAGTAAAGATAGATGAAAACAACATTCGAAATGGACTCAAAAATGTAAGTTGGCCACTCCGACTCGAAGTGATAAATTTGAAAGATAAAAACATGCCGACAATAATTATCGATGGAGCGCATACGCCAAAATCAATACAAAGAGTCGTGCAATCCCTCAACAAACTCTGTAATCAAAAGAAAAAAATAGTTATCGCCGGATTTTCGGAAGATAAAAAATATGCCAAAATACTAGAGATACTGCTTAAAGATTTGATATCTCCCAAAGATGAATTAATCCTTACTCAAGCCAAATATAAAGGTTTGGATGTTGATACTATAGCCGAGTGCCTAAATGGAGCGCACGCCCATATCACGTATTCAGTCGCTACAGCGCACGCAAAAGCTCAAAAGCTGGCACAAAAAACGGATGTTATTATCTGCCTCGGAAGTCTTTATCTCGGTGCGGAATACTATAAAATTCTTACTAAATCTTCATATATAAATCTATAA